In Marinomonas posidonica IVIA-Po-181, a single window of DNA contains:
- a CDS encoding HAD family hydrolase, with product MALAFFDLDNTLVAGDTAQAFSEYIAAHDELSTPDDFLPKNLAYMEEYDAGTLDLATYMRYTLSPLCHLTSDQVEALIRNFIQDVIIKMALPKARILLQKHHDAGDQVIIISATGIHLVAPIADYLGVKHALGVDIDILDGKITGELIGVPTFREGKVARALTWAEQHGESMVGSYFYSDSHNDLPLLEKVSHPIAVDPDPILEKIAQQRQWNILSLR from the coding sequence ATGGCACTCGCATTTTTTGATCTTGATAACACCCTAGTCGCTGGCGATACGGCGCAAGCTTTCTCTGAGTACATTGCCGCTCATGATGAGCTTTCCACTCCGGACGATTTTCTCCCGAAAAATCTCGCTTATATGGAAGAGTACGACGCAGGCACTTTAGATCTAGCGACGTATATGCGCTATACCTTGTCCCCACTGTGCCACTTAACATCCGACCAAGTCGAGGCGCTGATCCGTAATTTCATTCAAGATGTCATCATCAAGATGGCTCTGCCAAAAGCCCGAATCTTGTTACAAAAACACCATGATGCAGGTGATCAAGTCATCATCATTTCGGCGACAGGCATTCATTTGGTTGCCCCTATTGCTGACTATCTAGGCGTGAAACATGCATTAGGAGTCGATATCGATATTCTAGATGGAAAAATAACCGGTGAACTTATCGGCGTTCCAACCTTCCGAGAAGGAAAAGTAGCACGCGCTTTGACCTGGGCCGAGCAACATGGCGAATCAATGGTAGGCAGCTATTTCTACAGTGATTCCCACAATGATCTTCCCTTACTGGAAAAAGTAAGCCATCCCATTGCTGTTGACCCAGACCCAATACTTGAAAAAATAGCTCAACAACGCCAGTGGAACATCCTCAGCTTGAGATAA
- a CDS encoding EamA family transporter, with protein sequence MSLTAIVLVLISTFMHAGWNFFGKKTSPTLAFFFLTMVAGAVIFSPFLILHGALILAFDKEILILLLLTGLFQSIYLWGLAEAYKAGDMSIAYPIARSSPLIIVGVSTFVLGQQEAVSLQAVVGMALIVLGCLFIPLPSFNDFKLANYRNRTTFFALVAAFATAGYSLVDNKATQLMRALTDTSGNPIATPSEVALAYVTLQSAFAVIWMIWFVISTRTQRRECVYLIRHQWQAALLTGGLMLGTYSLVILSMAFVDNVSYVVAFRQLSIPLGVLFAVIGFGESLKGPKILGVLMTFIGLLAVALG encoded by the coding sequence ATGAGCCTCACCGCCATTGTTTTAGTTCTCATATCTACCTTCATGCATGCGGGTTGGAACTTTTTTGGCAAAAAGACCAGCCCAACACTGGCTTTCTTTTTCCTGACTATGGTCGCTGGGGCTGTGATTTTTTCCCCTTTTTTGATACTTCATGGGGCACTCATACTCGCATTTGACAAAGAAATATTGATACTGCTCTTGCTGACGGGACTTTTCCAATCCATTTACCTCTGGGGGTTGGCCGAAGCCTACAAAGCAGGGGATATGTCCATTGCCTATCCGATTGCCCGCTCTTCCCCTCTAATCATTGTGGGTGTATCCACTTTTGTCCTTGGACAACAAGAAGCGGTTTCACTGCAAGCGGTTGTGGGTATGGCATTAATCGTACTTGGCTGTTTGTTCATTCCCTTACCCAGTTTTAACGATTTCAAACTGGCTAACTACCGCAATAGAACCACTTTTTTTGCTCTCGTTGCCGCCTTTGCAACGGCAGGTTATTCCTTAGTTGATAACAAAGCCACGCAATTAATGCGAGCGTTAACCGACACATCAGGAAACCCTATCGCCACCCCAAGTGAAGTCGCCTTGGCCTACGTGACCTTGCAAAGTGCCTTTGCTGTGATCTGGATGATTTGGTTTGTGATTAGCACTCGAACACAACGCCGTGAATGCGTTTATCTGATTCGTCATCAGTGGCAAGCAGCGTTATTAACCGGTGGTCTAATGCTGGGAACTTACTCACTTGTCATTCTCAGTATGGCATTTGTCGACAATGTCAGTTACGTCGTGGCGTTTCGACAATTGAGTATTCCACTGGGCGTTCTATTTGCCGTGATTGGCTTTGGTGAATCTTTAAAGGGCCCAAAAATCCTCGGGGTTCTTATGACGTTTATCGGTTTATTAGCTGTGGCGCTGGGTTGA
- a CDS encoding putative 2-aminoethylphosphonate ABC transporter permease subunit produces MSQSSLATADQAQVKISQSRESKWLSQRSLDEWSLGAVLMIGVLALFVCVVLPIYTLLSKSIENKAGDFIGLANFSHFFATPSLYNAINNSLLIAFLSTFIVTTLSFLTAYGISRTRIPLKGLFRTVLVLPILAPSLLPAISLVYLFGNQGIIKELLMGESIYGPIGIIIGSCFWTFPHALMIMLTALANTDARLYESAEVLGASPMRTFFTVTLPAAKYGIISVAFVVFTLVITDFGVPKVIGGQFNVLATDIYKQVIGQQNFEMGATVSVILLLPAILTFITDRWLQRRQSALLTSKAVPWTAPKRPWLDRTFFTLMLLVSVVIIGIILMAVYASLVTFWPYNLSLSFKNYNFDLMDGGGWDSYWNSIQMATFTALIGTVFIFFQSYLVAKLKGFQLLKWCFHLFAILPLAVPGLVLGLAYIFFFNAPNNPLNGIYGTMTILVVCTISHFYTVCHLTATTALKQIDAEFESVSASLKVPQIKTFWRVTLPVCMPAVLDIASYLFVNAMTTVSAVVFLYSYHTSLASVAVLNMDDAGDIAPAAAMAVMIMLTCMVARLAHWFLGSVLLKHTQSWRQK; encoded by the coding sequence ATGAGTCAATCTAGCCTCGCTACCGCGGACCAAGCTCAAGTCAAAATATCTCAGAGCCGAGAATCAAAATGGCTTAGCCAGCGTAGTTTAGATGAATGGTCACTCGGCGCTGTGCTCATGATTGGGGTCTTAGCACTCTTCGTGTGTGTTGTATTGCCAATCTACACCCTGCTGTCTAAAAGTATTGAAAACAAAGCGGGAGACTTTATTGGGTTAGCGAATTTCAGCCATTTTTTCGCCACTCCTAGCCTTTATAACGCCATAAACAACTCATTGTTGATCGCTTTCTTATCAACGTTTATTGTCACCACCCTGTCCTTTTTAACCGCTTATGGCATCAGTCGAACACGCATTCCATTGAAAGGTCTCTTTCGCACCGTTCTCGTGTTGCCCATATTGGCACCATCACTTCTGCCGGCCATCAGTTTGGTCTACCTCTTTGGCAACCAAGGTATCATCAAAGAATTGCTCATGGGCGAAAGCATCTATGGCCCCATAGGAATTATCATTGGCTCCTGCTTTTGGACTTTTCCTCATGCTTTGATGATCATGCTAACGGCCTTGGCCAACACTGACGCACGCCTTTACGAATCCGCAGAAGTACTGGGCGCGTCCCCCATGCGTACCTTTTTCACCGTGACATTACCGGCCGCCAAATACGGCATCATCAGTGTAGCCTTTGTCGTCTTCACATTGGTTATTACGGATTTTGGGGTGCCCAAGGTCATTGGTGGCCAATTCAATGTACTGGCAACAGACATATACAAACAGGTCATTGGTCAGCAAAACTTTGAAATGGGGGCCACGGTTAGCGTTATCTTACTCCTGCCAGCCATTCTTACCTTTATCACAGATCGTTGGTTACAACGTCGACAGTCTGCTTTATTGACATCAAAAGCGGTTCCTTGGACTGCGCCAAAGCGCCCTTGGTTAGACCGCACTTTTTTCACTCTGATGCTGTTGGTTTCAGTGGTGATTATCGGCATTATATTGATGGCGGTTTATGCCTCACTGGTTACCTTTTGGCCCTATAATCTCAGTTTATCCTTTAAGAACTATAACTTTGACTTAATGGACGGCGGCGGCTGGGACTCCTATTGGAACTCCATTCAAATGGCTACCTTTACCGCTCTCATTGGCACGGTTTTTATCTTCTTCCAGTCCTATTTAGTCGCAAAACTAAAAGGCTTCCAATTACTAAAATGGTGCTTTCACCTGTTTGCTATCTTGCCTTTAGCCGTGCCCGGATTAGTACTTGGTTTAGCCTATATTTTCTTCTTCAATGCGCCCAACAATCCACTTAATGGCATCTATGGCACCATGACCATTTTGGTTGTTTGTACTATTAGCCACTTTTATACCGTATGTCACCTGACCGCAACCACGGCTTTAAAGCAGATTGATGCAGAGTTCGAGTCCGTATCAGCTTCGTTAAAAGTGCCACAAATCAAAACTTTCTGGCGCGTCACCTTGCCGGTATGTATGCCAGCGGTGTTAGACATTGCCAGCTATTTATTTGTCAATGCCATGACCACAGTGTCGGCAGTGGTCTTTCTCTATTCTTATCATACAAGTTTGGCTTCTGTGGCCGTGTTAAACATGGATGACGCTGGGGACATTGCACCAGCCGCCGCCATGGCGGTAATGATCATGCTGACCTGTATGGTGGCTCGCTTAGCGCACTGGTTTTTAGGCAGTGTGTTACTTAAGCACACTCAGTCTTGGCGTCAGAAGTAG
- a CDS encoding putative 2-aminoethylphosphonate ABC transporter ATP-binding protein has product MSNQAYLELQNIHQMFGAHQALKDVSLNIQEGEFVCFLGPSGCGKTSLLRIIAGLDMPTSGKLFQAGENITQTPIKHRDFGIVFQSYALFPNLTVADNIAYGLVSKHFSQSDKRARVSDLLATVGLSGSETKYPAQLSGGQQQRVALARALATSPGLLLLDEPLSALDARVRAHLRQEIKQLQEKLGVTTIMVTHDQEEALTMADKIVVMNQGVIEQIGTPQEVYAHPNTPFVAEFVGEMNFIQAKNSGDGLMQSGTLMLQCQPNSGTNFGENVKLAIRPEDIRFNGHEDDKNSLNAQVLHLEFLGSRVRSLLQIDNHETPLIADISMNEMSGLNLSQGQSVRCQLPADRLHIFGGQA; this is encoded by the coding sequence ATGTCCAACCAAGCCTACCTAGAACTACAAAACATCCACCAAATGTTTGGCGCACATCAAGCTTTAAAAGACGTTTCACTTAACATTCAAGAAGGCGAGTTTGTCTGCTTTCTAGGCCCATCAGGTTGCGGCAAAACCAGTTTATTACGGATCATTGCTGGGTTAGACATGCCGACTTCAGGCAAGCTTTTTCAGGCGGGCGAAAACATTACACAAACCCCAATCAAACATAGGGATTTTGGCATTGTATTTCAATCTTATGCCCTGTTCCCCAATCTGACTGTCGCAGACAACATTGCATACGGCTTGGTTTCAAAACATTTTAGTCAAAGCGATAAACGCGCTCGTGTTAGCGACCTGTTAGCCACCGTTGGGCTGTCTGGCAGTGAAACCAAGTACCCAGCGCAATTGTCTGGTGGCCAGCAACAAAGGGTGGCCTTAGCACGAGCCTTAGCCACGTCACCTGGTTTGCTGCTATTAGACGAGCCACTTTCTGCGTTGGATGCCCGTGTAAGAGCGCACCTCCGCCAAGAGATAAAACAGCTACAAGAAAAGCTCGGCGTCACAACAATAATGGTTACGCATGATCAAGAAGAAGCTTTAACTATGGCCGATAAAATCGTCGTCATGAACCAAGGCGTTATTGAACAAATCGGCACCCCACAAGAAGTATATGCACACCCAAACACCCCGTTTGTTGCGGAATTCGTGGGCGAAATGAACTTCATTCAAGCCAAAAACAGTGGCGATGGTTTAATGCAATCAGGCACACTTATGTTGCAGTGCCAGCCCAATAGCGGAACGAATTTTGGAGAAAACGTTAAACTTGCAATTCGCCCTGAGGACATTCGTTTTAATGGTCATGAGGATGACAAGAACAGCCTCAATGCCCAAGTACTTCATTTGGAGTTTCTTGGCTCTCGGGTTCGTTCCTTATTACAAATCGACAATCATGAAACGCCTCTCATTGCGGACATCTCAATGAATGAAATGTCGGGCTTGAATTTAAGCCAAGGTCAATCTGTACGCTGCCAATTGCCAGCTGATCGTTTGCATATTTTTGGAGGCCAAGCATGA
- a CDS encoding putative 2-aminoethylphosphonate ABC transporter substrate-binding protein, translating into MTHKTLLKRLAVLAGITTVSMAAHAAKTELTVYTAIEAEDLKKYAARFNEEHPEIKINWVRDSTGIVTAKLLAEKDNPQADVVWGLAATSLMLLKGEGMLQTYQPMGSEKLSPKFKDMSDNPVWTGMDAWMAAVCYNTVEAKKLGLPKPTSWADLTKPVYQGHIIMPNPNSSGTGFLDVSSWLQIFGEKEGWTYMDGLHQNVSRYTHSGSKPCKLAAAGEIPIGISFAFRAAKSKKMGAPLDIVFPTEGLGWDMEATAIIKGTDKLKAAKTLVDWTASQKANEMYNEGYAVVAMPGVAKPVDYFPANAESLMINNNFEWSADNRSQILAEWQKRYDGKSDPK; encoded by the coding sequence ATGACACATAAGACCCTACTTAAACGTCTGGCTGTTTTAGCAGGCATCACCACGGTTTCAATGGCAGCACACGCCGCTAAAACAGAACTTACCGTCTACACTGCGATTGAAGCGGAAGATCTCAAAAAATATGCTGCTCGTTTTAACGAAGAACATCCTGAAATCAAAATCAATTGGGTTCGAGACTCTACTGGCATTGTGACAGCCAAATTGTTAGCCGAAAAAGACAATCCACAAGCCGATGTAGTGTGGGGGTTAGCTGCCACCAGTTTAATGCTGCTAAAGGGCGAAGGCATGTTGCAAACTTATCAGCCGATGGGCTCTGAAAAACTGTCGCCGAAATTCAAAGACATGAGCGACAACCCTGTTTGGACTGGCATGGACGCTTGGATGGCCGCTGTCTGTTACAACACAGTAGAAGCGAAAAAATTAGGCTTACCAAAACCGACTTCTTGGGCCGATTTAACCAAGCCGGTTTATCAAGGTCACATCATCATGCCAAACCCAAATTCATCCGGCACAGGCTTCCTAGACGTTAGCAGCTGGCTGCAAATTTTTGGCGAAAAAGAGGGCTGGACTTACATGGACGGCTTACATCAAAACGTGAGCCGCTATACTCACTCTGGTTCTAAGCCTTGTAAATTGGCTGCTGCAGGGGAAATTCCAATTGGCATCTCATTCGCCTTCCGTGCCGCGAAATCGAAAAAAATGGGTGCTCCACTCGACATTGTCTTCCCAACGGAAGGGTTAGGTTGGGACATGGAAGCAACAGCCATTATCAAAGGTACTGACAAGCTAAAAGCAGCCAAAACCTTGGTTGACTGGACAGCATCACAAAAAGCCAATGAAATGTATAACGAAGGCTACGCGGTTGTCGCCATGCCAGGTGTAGCCAAACCCGTAGATTACTTTCCGGCCAACGCCGAATCTCTGATGATTAACAACAATTTCGAATGGTCTGCAGATAATCGCAGCCAAATCCTTGCAGAATGGCAAAAACGCTACGATGGCAAAAGCGATCCAAAATAA
- a CDS encoding UTRA domain-containing protein, with protein sequence MSTPHYHHLQQYFSDLITSQQLVSGSKLPSEREIGEQFKFTRVTIRQALKNLEAEGLIYRQNRRGWFVSPAAVIYHPASHLSFNLYVTEQGFSPSTEKLAQQIEPANERIAQLMNIPVGNPVLYLHRRRYIDQRPVLIEKMYINQNLLPGIEEEDLTESLSQILKRKYQQEYRDMDLSFKSTSLPAHAANDLGIAAGQPGLQIERINYTSAKQVLEVDYEFWRHDAVTINIAIRD encoded by the coding sequence ATGTCCACGCCACACTATCATCATTTACAACAATACTTCAGCGACCTGATCACCAGCCAGCAACTGGTCTCTGGAAGTAAGTTGCCATCTGAAAGAGAAATTGGCGAACAATTTAAGTTCACACGGGTCACTATTCGACAAGCCCTCAAAAACCTCGAAGCCGAAGGCCTTATCTATCGTCAAAATAGACGCGGCTGGTTTGTTTCACCAGCAGCGGTGATATATCACCCAGCCAGCCATTTAAGCTTTAATTTATACGTAACTGAACAAGGCTTTTCCCCTAGTACTGAGAAACTAGCGCAACAAATTGAACCCGCTAACGAACGTATTGCACAGTTAATGAACATTCCTGTTGGAAACCCTGTCCTCTATTTGCATCGTCGTCGTTATATTGACCAACGCCCTGTACTGATCGAAAAAATGTACATCAACCAAAATTTATTACCTGGTATAGAAGAGGAAGACTTAACGGAGTCATTGAGCCAGATCCTTAAGCGTAAATATCAACAAGAATATCGAGACATGGACCTTTCCTTTAAATCCACTTCTCTTCCAGCCCACGCCGCCAATGACCTAGGCATAGCAGCCGGTCAACCAGGATTACAGATTGAACGCATAAATTACACTAGTGCGAAGCAAGTCCTTGAGGTCGATTATGAGTTTTGGCGTCATGATGCTGTGACCATTAATATTGCCATTCGAGACTAA
- a CDS encoding amidohydrolase family protein produces the protein MACHPFMVTIALCSLLIGCANDPESEARSLTSFKSGASCYDRTTEPYTAVVDSHLHYRPFDGRAISFQQVNDFLRQTSVRFANVYGIGQMLPANSTCSNYLKCPGTPVSPTTRNDFVNAANMLEHAPEDLHLILSMTFTDLANPESTLAIMALYEKEYPDMFRWMGEVNLVKQAQFNNRHEPATPQDIRQWADFMSELEKRDYPITIHSDLGNNRAPTLYVPLMEQVLSLYPNNKIIWAHMGMSYELTNMKADHHIAILSAMLDKHSNLMLDTSWRILNDYYFSKRGNQAKYVAFFDQYSKRILPGSDFVAFRNNRFSVYKEELEVTGHIHQFLSDEAFRNIALGQNYFELLKLEYVAPEVCSS, from the coding sequence ATGGCTTGTCATCCTTTTATGGTCACAATTGCACTTTGTTCCTTATTGATAGGGTGTGCTAATGATCCTGAAAGTGAAGCACGCTCATTAACGTCTTTTAAGTCTGGTGCATCGTGTTATGACCGAACAACGGAACCTTATACGGCTGTCGTCGATAGCCATCTTCATTATCGACCATTTGATGGTCGCGCTATATCCTTTCAACAGGTGAATGATTTTCTCCGACAAACCAGTGTTCGTTTTGCAAATGTGTACGGAATTGGGCAAATGTTACCTGCTAATTCAACCTGCTCTAATTATTTGAAATGCCCTGGTACGCCAGTTTCTCCCACCACTCGAAATGATTTTGTTAATGCAGCCAATATGTTGGAACACGCACCAGAAGATTTGCATTTAATCTTATCAATGACCTTTACGGATTTAGCCAACCCAGAATCCACCCTAGCTATTATGGCGCTCTATGAAAAAGAGTACCCAGATATGTTTCGTTGGATGGGAGAGGTTAATCTGGTCAAGCAAGCCCAGTTTAATAACCGTCATGAGCCAGCGACACCTCAGGATATTCGGCAGTGGGCTGATTTTATGAGTGAGTTGGAAAAGCGAGACTATCCAATCACCATACATTCTGATTTAGGCAACAACCGTGCTCCAACGCTATATGTACCGTTAATGGAGCAGGTGTTGTCTTTATACCCGAATAATAAAATTATTTGGGCGCACATGGGAATGTCGTATGAGTTGACCAATATGAAAGCGGATCATCATATTGCCATATTGTCAGCTATGTTAGACAAGCACTCTAATTTGATGTTGGACACTTCATGGCGTATTTTGAATGATTATTATTTCAGCAAGAGGGGCAATCAAGCAAAGTATGTGGCCTTCTTTGATCAATATTCAAAGCGTATCTTACCAGGTTCGGACTTTGTTGCCTTTCGCAATAACCGTTTTTCCGTATATAAAGAAGAGCTTGAAGTGACGGGACACATTCATCAATTTTTGAGTGATGAAGCGTTTCGTAATATTGCATTAGGGCAAAATTACTTTGAGTTATTGAAACTGGAGTACGTGGCGCCAGAAGTGTGTTCCTCTTAA
- a CDS encoding helix-turn-helix domain-containing protein — protein sequence MTQEQIALEADMATSNVSRIEKGLRQPSQKVLWKLAEALNTSPAIIYAASEQPDGNILDFLEKIKYEEINASYIKKNKKMSESIISKDAQLILKLYSELSPKNKFLLLEQLKTLHKWQEKPHQAN from the coding sequence ATGACACAAGAACAAATTGCACTGGAAGCTGATATGGCCACCAGCAATGTGTCTCGCATTGAGAAAGGGCTAAGACAACCTTCGCAAAAGGTCCTATGGAAATTAGCTGAGGCATTGAATACCTCGCCTGCTATTATTTATGCTGCTAGTGAGCAGCCTGATGGCAATATCTTAGATTTCTTAGAAAAAATTAAATATGAAGAGATAAATGCGTCTTATATTAAGAAAAATAAAAAAATGAGCGAGTCCATTATTAGCAAAGATGCTCAACTCATATTAAAACTCTACAGTGAACTCTCTCCAAAGAATAAATTTTTATTATTAGAACAACTCAAAACCCTCCATAAATGGCAAGAGAAACCACATCAAGCCAATTAA
- a CDS encoding EAL domain-containing protein, with translation MLWGEKSLDVFWREHSNLKKLLKFPIDHSTLDCCFEHELPNQMAIYLSHIILNIVQELDVQPVAEGVETESQLSLLTEIGYRVVQGFFYSLSLFPIEFEL, from the coding sequence ATCTTATGGGGTGAAAAATCGTTAGATGTTTTTTGGCGTGAGCATTCTAATCTTAAGAAATTGCTAAAATTTCCCATAGATCATTCAACACTAGACTGTTGCTTTGAGCATGAACTTCCCAATCAAATGGCGATTTATTTGAGTCATATTATTTTGAACATTGTACAAGAGCTTGATGTTCAACCTGTCGCTGAAGGCGTGGAGACGGAAAGTCAGTTGTCCTTGCTAACAGAGATTGGTTATCGAGTTGTGCAAGGTTTCTTCTATTCTCTATCTTTATTTCCAATTGAATTCGAGCTGTGA
- a CDS encoding methyl-accepting chemotaxis protein produces the protein MNIRSRLFAAFSVILLLLIFLGGVAIKTMQDIRSDLVTVDDNILPAISNLGHMGSNLMTVQIFTLRLLNEDSEQSQKVILATLQTIKQKVAQYQQAYEPHIEVASERQLFERFLQFEKAYYGLQAQVTDAVMKQDASEIMTLVPKMNQTSDQMVEVLHSLVEENRRIADLTSEDAQQEYDNSFVVINLIIVGAVLLAILVAFLLAKSINQPLQAALHSAEVIAQGDLTQTLNVEGEDEMARLSTALVVMQENLRGAIVHIGESSNQLTSAAEELHSVTESSTNGLQLQSDEIQQAVTAIAQMSLAVDEVAKTAQATSQDSHESSRLASEGKSKVDETTSVIIDMNEEMQTSTNVINQLADQVSSIGQILDVIRAVSEQTNLLALNAAIEAARAGEAGRGFAVVADEVRSLAHRTQESTEEIETMVKNVQASANAAVSSMENTSKKTSMAKQVVAEAALDLEQITRRIATISDSNHVIASAAEQQSNVAKEVDGNIINISDLGTQTVVGANQTRASAAELTRLAVELNDLVVKFKV, from the coding sequence ATGAATATTAGATCACGCCTATTTGCGGCATTCTCAGTGATTTTGTTGTTGTTGATTTTTCTCGGAGGCGTTGCCATTAAAACAATGCAAGACATCCGTTCTGACTTAGTGACAGTTGATGACAATATACTCCCAGCTATTTCAAATCTTGGGCATATGGGCAGTAATTTAATGACGGTGCAGATTTTTACATTGCGCTTATTAAATGAAGACAGTGAGCAGAGTCAAAAAGTAATCCTAGCGACTTTGCAGACAATTAAGCAGAAAGTGGCGCAATATCAGCAAGCTTATGAACCCCACATTGAAGTCGCGAGTGAGCGCCAGTTATTTGAACGTTTTTTGCAATTTGAAAAAGCATATTACGGATTACAAGCTCAGGTCACGGATGCAGTGATGAAGCAAGATGCCTCTGAGATTATGACGCTCGTACCTAAAATGAATCAGACGTCCGATCAGATGGTAGAAGTACTACACAGCCTTGTTGAGGAGAATCGAAGGATTGCAGATCTGACAAGTGAAGACGCACAACAGGAATATGATAATAGCTTTGTGGTGATTAATCTGATTATAGTTGGAGCTGTATTACTTGCTATTTTGGTCGCGTTTTTATTAGCGAAAAGTATTAATCAACCGTTACAAGCGGCCTTACATTCTGCTGAAGTGATTGCTCAGGGAGATTTAACTCAGACTTTAAACGTGGAAGGTGAAGATGAAATGGCTCGTTTGTCGACTGCGCTTGTCGTCATGCAAGAGAACCTCAGAGGGGCCATTGTTCACATAGGTGAGTCGTCGAACCAATTGACGTCGGCAGCAGAAGAACTTCACTCGGTGACCGAAAGCTCGACGAATGGATTACAACTTCAGAGTGATGAAATTCAACAAGCCGTCACAGCCATTGCACAAATGAGTTTAGCGGTTGATGAGGTGGCGAAAACGGCTCAAGCCACCTCGCAAGATTCCCATGAATCTTCTCGCTTGGCATCAGAGGGCAAAAGTAAAGTGGATGAGACGACTTCGGTCATTATCGATATGAACGAAGAAATGCAAACCAGTACGAATGTGATTAACCAGCTGGCGGATCAGGTATCTTCTATTGGGCAAATTTTGGATGTGATACGTGCGGTATCAGAGCAGACTAATTTACTTGCTTTGAATGCTGCGATTGAAGCGGCCCGTGCTGGAGAAGCTGGGCGTGGTTTTGCGGTGGTAGCGGATGAAGTGCGTAGTCTTGCTCATAGAACGCAGGAATCCACAGAAGAAATAGAAACCATGGTAAAAAATGTTCAGGCGTCAGCCAATGCGGCGGTGTCCTCCATGGAAAATACCAGCAAAAAAACCAGCATGGCTAAGCAAGTGGTGGCGGAAGCGGCGCTAGATTTGGAACAGATTACTCGCCGTATTGCGACCATCAGCGACAGCAATCATGTGATTGCCAGTGCCGCAGAACAACAATCTAATGTGGCCAAGGAAGTGGATGGAAATATTATCAACATTAGTGATCTGGGCACCCAAACCGTTGTGGGAGCGAATCAAACCAGAGCCAGTGCCGCGGAGTTAACACGCTTAGCGGTTGAACTTAATGATTTAGTGGTGAAGTTTAAAGTTTAG
- a CDS encoding thioredoxin family protein — protein MTSLSLECGKVNQNKVSDMLAMTLGYNEDYSEEAPEKEALDHLAGYALVEFGAPWCPHCQVAMPIIESLMKTYPTVPHVKVLDGKGKRLGRQFGVKQWPNLILLKDGQEIGRWVRMTHIEELNQAKDMLDSIV, from the coding sequence TTGACTTCCCTAAGCTTAGAATGCGGTAAAGTGAATCAAAATAAGGTGTCCGATATGTTGGCAATGACGCTTGGCTATAACGAAGATTATTCAGAAGAGGCGCCTGAGAAAGAAGCACTAGATCACCTAGCGGGTTATGCGTTGGTTGAGTTTGGCGCTCCGTGGTGTCCTCATTGTCAAGTCGCTATGCCGATTATTGAATCTCTTATGAAAACCTACCCGACTGTGCCTCATGTGAAAGTATTGGATGGTAAAGGAAAGAGATTAGGCCGTCAGTTTGGCGTAAAACAATGGCCAAATTTGATTCTGTTAAAAGATGGCCAAGAGATTGGTCGCTGGGTGCGAATGACTCATATTGAGGAATTGAATCAAGCAAAAGACATGCTTGATAGCATAGTCTAA